atatataaagcatttttttattttttattcaaaataaatttcatctctatttctatttttcattttgttaaactatatataaaaggtGAATGTGTATTCTACAATATGTATTCAACATacataatataacaaaaataaataaagtttaaatttatatatttaaccaagtatataatatcataaatgaaatattttttaattttcaataaaaatattaaaaatcgatatctaaataaaaaatgtttcaattaataactctataaattaataagttGTAGtcacaaatattattaatttatatttttttactgtaATTAAATTTACATTCAATTTCATGAACAGATAAGCACTCATAACTCAAATTGTAGATTCTAAACAATTTTCACACAAAGATTCTGCAGAGGCTCAattgttatattaaaaaaaaaacagtgtatGAAGCCCTTGTATTTTCTAATCGTTCCTCGATGTGATCTATACATCAGACAAATCAAAATATGTATTAGAATTTAGAAACTATAACTTTTTCCTTTTCAGTCACCATGAAGAGTCCAGTTTTACCTGTACTATAAACTGGTTCATGCTGTCCCTTGGATATGTTAGCAAGCATTTGCAGGAAGTAGACAGAACAACCTGAAATTTTGCAAACTGAATTCacatttatagaatttttactgTAATTAAGCTCACAATTCAGTTTCATGAACTGATTAACACACATAACTCAGATTGCAGTCACTCattcttcaattattttgaaTTGTCTAAATCTTTTTCTGAAAGTTGATAGTAAGAACTTAAAGATTATTTATACAAGAAGAATATTTGTAGGAACAACAGTACACATGAGCAAACAGATTTATTCACCACatttaaatctgaaaaaaaagatgaggaacaagaaaaacagaaaattgaaaatagacaaataaatatacagtaaactgtaattatcaaaagatatttcatGACCCATCATCTTCATGTTTATTCTTCACGTCTTGAACACTTGAGCTTACACCACTCATTTGATTCCTGAAacatagagatttttttttaaaaaaattctcaaatcatatactatgttttccttaatgtcatattttagaagaaaaaaataagcaaatgttaataagaaaataaattggtTGTGTTTTCCATTCTATTATTACCAAATCAATCAGATCCATTTATAGCTTATTGGTTGATATCTACATCTCCAAGACAATATCTGtaatcatcaaagaaattgAATTAAACTTCCCTATACCATTATTATTGTTCTATaggttttctatttatttttctatttttaaactCTTACACTCTTCATCTTTATGTATTTTAATCTGTCCTTCTGatgtttattatattcttttgaTCTAACTAAATACTGCAATAAATCCAGCCATATGACTTGGTTAAATACATTATTATATGACGAGATAAACGCtttaaatattagaaaatatctCACATTCAGAATCAGTATTGACCCATTTCTTGGCGTCGACACTTGAACGAGCTTCATCTATAATCTTATGATTCTCCAAATACTTCTTTGCTATAGCATTTGAACGTTGTGGATGTATCTTCTTGTTAAGTATTGTCCTTAGCATCTgcacacaaacacaaaatatagataaatgtGTCTGAATAATTTGAACATCTATTTAATGGATATGTAGTACCTTTTCCATTCTTGTATTAGGCAATGAATCTCTAGACAAATCAAGAAGAGGAGGTGGAGTTTTGAAGCCACTTGTGCAAACAAACATTTTCTTGAGAAGAAAAGAGAGCGATTTCTTCTTTCCAATACTAACATCTGTATTAGTGGCAGTGAGATCTTTGCTAGAATCtgtgtcttcttcctcttcttccttggaGATGATATTGTTTCCAAGTGTTCCAATGGCTAAGAAGGTTTCTTCATCTTGAGGCCAACTTTGGAGGTCTTTACCCAAAGCAGGCCCTGATGATTCttgagctatatatatatatatatacatcatcAAACAGATCAGTGCTCTATGCAAATATTCTTAGTATAATAATAGTTTTCACTTACAAGAATCTGAAGCTGACTCATGCTTCTTTCCACTAAGTCTTCTTTGAACCCAACTAAAAATCTATatccaaataaaattttacataatcAAATAAAGATAAACACAACACAAATGTTGAGTTACTTcagacaaatatgaaaacaaacctTCATGTTTCAAGAGATATATAAATAAGCACATGTGTATGTGTCcaagaaattttctttttatgtcGATGATCTTTGATCTCCTTGAATAGTAATTAGCTTTAGAAGATAAGAGATGATCATAGTGGTCCCATGTTTTTAAAGACACAGTAAACACAAATCCCTGAAGCCAGCAAAAAGCCAGTTGGGTTCAAGTTTCTATAAACTCCTCGAAACCAGTTTTCTTACAACTTCAAAGTCACCATTTCTTCTAGCATGATCCCATCTTTGTGGACTTTGTTGAATGTTGGTTCACCAAAATCACAttcttataatataaaatatggttttaaaaGATCGAAATCAAGTAACAAGTTGAATGAAAACACATGGATTTGTCTGTTCTTTTACACTTTTCTCCCCTGAAAGCAAACTATACAagtaaaacttttatatttcaCCAAGCCGTATAGAGTAAAATGTACAAACTTACTGAAGCTGCTTCATAAAGCTTTACACTCGAAattcaaaatcatattttttaattataactagTCGTCTCCACCACAGCAGACATGTGAGCAACATTCAAAGCAGGCAATGCAAGCAATCGCTGTGAAGAGCTGCGTAAAGACAATGACACATTGATCATTGAGCTTAGTGCAGCATTGGACACAGCACATGCAGCAGCATTTGTTGCACAAGGAAACACAGCAGCTGGAGGCAGCCTTGACGAACTTCTCAGCAGCATCAGGCGCTCTCGCTTCTCCAAATCCTGGTGGAACATTCTCTTTGGTAGCTGTTGTATCACCAAAGCCTATCCCAAAGTTTTGTAGTGGGATTGTTCTTgataccaccttctgtttctctCCGTTGGTTTCAGTCTGTTGAAATATTTGGTGAATATATAAGTTTCAGATAAGTATGCTTTTGTTCATAACTtctagatatgtatatatatatacctttttcTTTCCACCAGTGTTGATGGGTTTGGATGCTTCTTCTGTGTTCTCCAACTGGATCATTCGAGTATACTCAGATGGTACACCAGTTTGGATGCTTAGTCTAGTAAtctgagaagaaaaaaagatcaaacaaaatgaagaagacaATACTAAAGATGgaaaagtataagaaaaacgAACCTTTTCTTTTAGCTGGTTGTCTTCAGAGAACCAAGCCTCAGCAGTAAGCAAGTCAATCACATTTTTAGCAAACACCTGAAACAGTTTGTTAAACACTTTAGAAGGAAGCACCCTTGGGAATAATAATGAAATGGAAGGTGATGGATGATCTTTACTTTATCAAGAGGCATGTCTTTTGCACTTTGTACAGTCAAGTCTACAGAAAAGCTGCTCAAATCTCCGAGCAGACCATTTGCTTTCACACTCTCAGGGAACTTTCCTCTGTATCTCCCATACACCATCAATGGGCTTGAGGAAGTCAGATCAGGAATGTTTGAAGGGTACACCTATTAGTAGTCACAGGTAAACACTTTCAGATTTTGACAGAAAATATAAGCAATGAATCTTAGCATAGAGAGACTCACCTCAACTTCATCAAGATTCTGCAGAGGCTCAATTGTTATATTCAAAAGAACAGTGGACAAAGCCCTTGTAAACAACTTGTCTAACCGTTCCTCAATGtgatctacaaattaaaaaaaatgttttaagaaaactataatttttcattCACCATATGGACTCACTCCAAGTATATTACCTGTATTATAAACTGATTCATGCTGTCCCCTGGATAGATTAGCAAGCATTTGAAGGAAGTAGTGATTACAGAACACACCTAAGTTCACATATGAAGAGGtcaataaaaaaagataatccAAAAAAACCTTGGAGAAAAGAGTTTTTACCTAACCCAAAAGTGTGTATCCGTGGCCACACTGAACCAGCATTAGCaagacgtttcttcatcacatTACAAATGTGTCTCTCATCTTCAACAGACCCATCTGTTAGGGAGAAGATCATAGGAACGGAGCCGCGAGTATTCGAAAGCATTTCCACAGCCTGATAAGTATTGAGGAAGCTATTAATCACTAAAGTattaagctttttttttaagcTACAAACAAGTGAGTGGAGGAAAGACCTTCTCTAGTGGAGGGAGCATGTTGGTACCATCTGCGACAACAAAGCTCTTGTTCATCCACTCAACGCCTCTTTCAACAGCATCTGGAGTAACCAACTCCATCGACGTCGAAAACAGAGAAGTATCATCACTGAAAGTGATGATATTGAAGGAATCTTCAGGATTGAGCTTAGATAGAGCCGTTGATATCGCGTTCTTTACATCCTCCAGAGGTTTTCCAGACATGCTCTTACTTATATCAACAACAAAGACTACCTCCCGCTTGAATGCCTTAAGTAGacaacacaaaagaaacttaagatTAAACTGCAAATGGCAATAAAGGCaacataaaattacaaaaccAAACCTTAGTACTTTGCTGCTTTCCTGGGAAAAGATAGAAAGAGAAGATATCTCTCTGATCAACATCTTGAACAGACGCAGATTGAAGGAAAAGTCCACCAACTATACTACTTGAAGAGACCTaccaaagttaaaacaaaaGGGATAAGCTCAATGCAGAAGGCTAGGGCCTAATGCGGCATTGAGAGTTCATACATACCGTGTAAGAAAAGCTAAAATCTGTGCTTGACCACTTCAAAACATCTGCTTCATATGCAAACCTTAACTTCCCTGCGTTCCTCATTTTTTCCTGTAATACATGAACATAAAGACACAGCCTTGCAATATCATGGAGCTTGTTCAGAAAGATATAATGAACCACACCTTAAGTGGATGACTGCATCCTTTGCATAGCACTTCTGTTCCAGTACCGGCGTTAACACTCAAGTGAATCTTTTCTCTCTTGGAGATTTTCTTAACCGCAGGAGTCACATACTCTGGGAAGTTGAATGGAATGTCTAGAAAAAACTGGCCATCGTTGTACGTTAGCTTCTGGGACCAAGACATCTTGATAGAGAGGTTGGTGCCTCCATCAACCTGGagcaacaaacaaaaatatatagagaTAGTCAgaaagatggaaaaaaaaaaaccaaaatattatataaatattcatatttttcagCTAATGCAAATGCAGTGTATAAAACCAAAACTTGGTTTCATTTTACCATTAGAATTTCTCAAATCTTGATAATTACCTAAAATAAAGTTGTATATCCTATTGTAAACCTACCCCTATCAATAATTTGATTATGAACATATTCTTAGTGACAGCTACATAACATCcaaagataaaattttaaaaatatcaaaggtCCACATCACCTGTGGTACTGTAAGAGTGAATATGTTTGGTTTCAAGAAGCCACCACTTTGAGGTTGTGCCGTTTTCTCCAGCTCGTTACCATCTTGTGCTGTGATCAGCTGTGTTGTGTAAGATTTTCTAGGAATCTCAACCTCAACACCTAGAATCGAACCCTGTTTAGCCATACAATATTAGTTTGAAATCAATAAAACAATTCTGATTCATAGAAACTCTAACAGTGATCTAATTTCGTAACGAGAgggaaaaattaaaaaaaaaacgaaccttGTCTCCTATAGGAATAGCGATTCTGCAATCACATTTTTTGCTTCCCATGACGCAGTGAACACGCCACGATCCGGTGACGGTGACGAGAGCCGTGTCGAGATAGCAGTCCACGTGGAGCTCGATCGCGTTCATCTGGAGAGGGATCAGAGCAGGTGGGTCGCACCTGCCGTGCACGTGAGGCTGGTAGCTAGGTAGGTCCGGGTTATCCACGATTCCCGGGTCTGGTATAACGGCGTAAACCATCGGTGCAGAAGGAAGGTGAGCCTGCGACGTGGACGATCTCTCCATCGGCGCCGCTAGCCTCGGCGCCGCGACTGCTCGGTCGTGTCCGAAGTAAATTCGTTTGGCTAGTTTAAGCCCGTCGTCCACCGCTCTTGCGAAATCCTCCGCCATCTCTCCGATACAGACGGCGAAAGAAACGTTGTCTCGGGGGGTTGATTGTCTCTTCTCTTTCGAATCGTTGAGCTGAATCGATTTCGTTTGCTTTTTTTCAGACAGCGAAATCACTTCAGAGCTGTGTCTTTTCCAGCGCATTTActtcactaaattaatttttatataatcttGCATTTTACTAAAATACCCCTTTTATTTTAGGCGCGATCGAGATCCAACGGTTGAGAGGCAGTTAAATATGCCGACAAGGTGTGCAATCAGCTACGTCCGGTATTCATTTTTGTGAACGGGATTTACAAATTCGCGCGGACGAATCGTTTCTCTCCACGTGGCAGCGGACCCATTCCAACGAGAGTAGTTGAAGCTTTCGATTCTTGCCTTTAACGTTCTTCAACGGTAAAAGCTCATGGATGCTTGTGCGCTCTCACGTGATTAGCCCTTGGCTCATGGGGCTTTCCATGGGCTTATTGGAGTCAAGTGGCGTATTATTGGTGTAATGGTGTGTATGATTTCCTgatcatcattttcttttttcaatttATGTGACTACAATGCAAATAGTTAACGTGAACTATGATCAATCAGTGCCTGGATTACACATTTGAAGTTTGTAGATCCAATCACAGAAGACATGAAGGTACTATTTAGTACAAAAATTCACAGATTCTAATTTCGCATTCGGGAAGAATGTCAAATGATACGAACGGTACTCTTTTTAGGTAACATTAAGCGTTTTTTCTCCTGAAACTTTTAGGATTTATTGTTTCATTAACTTCTGATTTcattaaacaaaaagataatTTGATTTCATAAACATtaattcttgtttttcttttcacaaCCTAGGCTATCCTTACGTAAACAAAGGAGCTTTAAACCTAGTAGATGGATATCATATGATTAGCCAAAAAAGTGTTTTTGTAAATGCAGAGAAGCTTTCTCCTACGTATTTACATTTCTGCTGCGCTCCTCCTTCACCGTACCCAAAGCTTGTAGCTCTTCCATTAACCTTTCATACTCACTTTTAACCTTCTCCAGCTCACTACTTAGATTCATCGCCTGTGCATTCAGGAAAAaccaaacaaatttttatttcaactCAAAAGTAGAATCCCATTCAGCAGAATATGGAGGCTTTTATGTCGTCGACATAGGCCACCGATGGATGGAACTTGCCATTACTAAGCAGCTTAaaaaccaattaataataaatagtttaataacaGAGTACAACAAGACTCAAGGACACGCTAAACTGGCTCCACATATTTAATATTCCTTCTAAAGTAGGGTTGCGATTTGGCAGGAACAACGGTAAGTCAAAACCACCAAAGTAAATGAAAGAGACAGGCAAGTTGATACAAATAGGGTTATTAATGTCATAAGGATGTACCTTCAGTTCAAGGTTTTGACTTCGCACCCTGTGGTCCAAACATCTGCGTAGAAGAGATATATTATAAATGTCTGacagaaaaatcaaaaacaaacgcggataaatgaaaatatatatatatatatatattacataattcAACTTACTTTGCTCGGAGCTTCTTGTTCTCGTCCATCAACTTGGTAGTTTCACTATCTTGTGACCGAGTTGCAGATCCCTGAACAAACTTCAGAGCGTGTGCAAAACCAATGAAGTTAGAGAAAACGGAATATGAGCAGAAGTGGTTACAAACTAAAGCTACTATCATGTTTCTTCTATGTGGGCACATGTGCATAAGCTGTATAACACATAAGGGAAGTGCCATATTTAACTCTAGTTAGCAATAATAGTcatgggattaaacatgttcacAAGGAAATCAAAGAGACAACAAACAATGTTTTAGGTACCTGTTCAACCCGAATATGTCCTGGGACAGAGAAACCATCGCTTCCCACCTTTCTTTTTGACGCTGCATTTGCAACAAGATCAGGATGTTCTTTCCTCTTCTCCAACACCACTGCAACAATAATGCAAACATCACGTGTCAGCATCAGAGAGAGATTTCAGGAGTGCTGGAACGTGATATATAGAGTAGAAAACGACGTCCAACAAAGGAACATGTGAAATTAATCATAATAATAGCAAGAGCACTTGTAATCACCGTCTTAAAAGAGTGTCTGTTTTCCAGAAAAATATTGGGTATTCTGTTCTTCTATTCTAACTCTTAGTAGCAATTTACCTGGCTCAGATGAAACTCTAGGAAGGGATGCCAAATTTGCATTATGAAAAACTCCTGGGAAGCCTGGAGGACGATTTATTGTTTGTTTGCCACTATCTCCAGCAGAATTATTCTGGAACATGTTGACATTTGTCCTACCACCAGGTTGAAGATTTTGAGGTACCTTAGGACGACGCTTCTTAAGATCTCGATACCCAATCAACACAGAATGGCAGTTCCTATAAAAGAAGTACAATCATTTGAAATGGTAAAGAAACATTGGAAAGTGATACAAGCAAACCCAGAGGTATTGGGAAAAAGGCAAAACGGAGGACTGAAACCCCATGCTCAGCAAGCGAACAAGAAATCGAAACTGTAATATTATCTACTTTTGGCGATCGAATAGATTAAGGTAGAAACATAACAGCCACCAAAAATATAAAGGCTTAGGAGATTACCAATACTCCACTGTCATTTCCTTTAAACGCTTTTCAAGTTTCTGAAGAAGGACGGTTTTCTCAAAATCCTGCTTGTTGTGGGTTGGCTCAACAAAATTAGCTTCTAGGGCCCCTGCAGCACACATTATTGTACCATCAGAGAGATCTGAGCTGAAAACAACCAAATCAATAGAAAAGTATTGTGTTATTAATTGGATCCTTTTTCAGCTTCTTACCAACAACTCCTCTTCCTCTACTGTCTGAGTAGCTTACGACCTGCCAAAATGGCTGAAaggagcaaaaaaaaaatcacacaagGTCACGATAACATACAAGAGTATGAGTGCAATTTGTGTTAGAAACTTGACTAGATTCTGTGTAGTTTTAGGGGGGAAAAATATGTGGCAAATTTTGAAATGAggcaaattatataaattaaaacttatATGCATGCCAGTATTAGTGTTGAGAAGCCTATATAAGGCACAGCCGTACAAACAAGGATGCAACGACATATTTAATACCATCCCGGTATATAATCCTTTTCTAGTGAATGTGTGAACTAACATATTTAACATTCGAAAACTTACCATTATTAAGCGGTTTTTGTGATAAACGCAGAACCCACAAAGGTTTACTTTGGGAGCTTCTTTCAGAAATCCAATTGTCGTTACAACTTCAGCCTGCTCATTTACCCGAGATTTGAGTCATAATAAAAACGGGGGAAATAACTAAGAAGCtctaaaagaagaaaataaacgCCCCTCTGAAATTTTACCCACCTCTTCATGTCCAGCAGCCTGAGGTTTATACAAGATGTACTGCTGATGCTTGAGATCATCGGCAACGTTATGATGCTCGACAACCTTACCACGCAACAGAATCTTGAAAGTTTCAGGAATCCGCAAGTATAATATAGATAGGTAAACCTGCAACAAGGTGGCAGCAGCGGGAGGTATAAAGTATAAACACAGTTGCACAAGTATTAACGGATATACAGTTGTCTGCAGCCCTTTATCTAGTCTATGTGTATTAAATATTTCACACGAGTATTCATGAGTATATTCACGCATACATGTATTGTTCAATATTAAAGTGTATGACATAAACAGTTCTCAACATTACTGACCAAAAGAAATAGGAGCTTACACGAAGAGAGTAGGAAAACCGGGTTGCAATATGATCGTTCATAACCTTACATCCAGTTTTCTTTATGTTTCCTTCAATGAGAATATCCTGTCAAAATCAAGGAACAGAACAAGATCTCAATTAAATGATAATACTTGGAAACGAAAAGAAGATCACAAACAAGAAAGATAGAAAATATTAACCTCTGCATCCGAGTCGAAGTCTAATTCCAGTTTAGCATCGCTGTTGAGCCACAAATTATAGATAATAACCTTTGTCCCATGTGATCCAACGTTGTCAAACTGCCACACgaggaaaaacaaacaaattgtCAACGAAAAGAGAAACGTGGTAAATATCAgataaagaaaagtttttctttGATGCAGGcgacaaacaaaaaataggCCAGCAATAAGTGGGCATAGATATAAACTACTACTGACATCCAAGAAAATGGAATTATGGGAATGGTAAGCAATCGTGGATGGCTTCATTGTTAAGATGATGAAACTATATATGGGAATATCCCACTCATAAAATTCCAATATTTGACCTAGTAACCAATAGATATAGAGACTGTAAACAACATGGGTTGAAtgcataaaaatttaaaagaaagttGGCCTTGCCTGCTGTAGAAGTTCTGCCTCTGTTGAAAATGGAGACCATTCTAGTAGAATGGAGAGATTGGATATAAAATGCTCTCTGTCTTGCAATGTCACAAATTTACTAGTTGATGCCTTGTACTCGTAATCCAACTGAATATTTATAAGGCTACACGGTTAGATAACATAAAACAAGGTACATTTAAATGTGTGAGAGAACGAGACTCACAATGGGAACAACTATTCTATCATGGCCAGTACGTGTTAGGTACGTATATGAAAGGAGCCCTATACTTTGTGTCCATGTTCTAGTCACATGGAAAAGAAAACAATCAGCATCTTCTCTTGTTTATAATACAAATTGAAAAATGAAATGACTAACGAAGGGCAAAAACGATCAAACATACATTCATATTTAGTATTTCAATAATCCcccaaaagataaaataaatggaTGAAAAAAGTTAGAACATCAGCACATAGGTTAACAAGCAATGGCCACTCACTGGTCTTTAAAATGGCGGCTGAAAACGATGACATCTGCTCCAAGTCTCATTGTGCTGGTCTTGAAACCATTTCCATCTAAAGAATCATAAATTCATAATGAAGAACGAGATGCATAATCATATCTAAAGATTCTGCCGCAAAAGCATATATATGTGAGAATGAAGAGAAAGATTCATACATCTGCCAATGGCCGAATCCGATTTCTTATCTGAGAATCCAAAACCCATGCAATGCCTCATTGCCTGAGGATCCATCCCACCACCATCATCtgaaattttaatgaaaaatgatTAGAGAAGTCTACATTTTGTATGCCCCCTTTGTGAAATAGCGCAGAACTTAACCCAACATGAAACCATGCGAGAATACCTTGAACTAGCAATGCTGTCGTACCATCCTTTGGATTTGTAGTTTTATCTACAATGACAAAGGTGGCCCCATTTTGGATCTGTACGGTGATGAAGATACAGAGCACAAAACATTAATGACTTGTCATTCACAACTTTCAAGATTATCTACTAATATTTAGGGGATACCAATAAAACAATAGACAAAAAAAGAGTCATAAAGTGAAGAGCATGGGTTTCGGAAAGGACAATTTGTCTGTGAAGAATATTCAAGTAATGAACAAGCAGGTAGTCAGATTAAAGATCTCAGCAGATCAAAAGAAAGGAGGCACCTCATCAACAGCATTGTCAAGCAGTTCTGCAACAGCTGCAGGTAAAGAAAACCAGAAGAAAAAACGCTTGAATATTGTTTGCTACATacaaaaaagagaggaaaaTCATGATAGCGTACCGCCAAAAGCCCATTTATGTGAAGTAGCATTGGAGTGAAGGAACATAGGGTGCACATGAAGATAGTTTTTTCCAGCTGCAAGCAAATATCAACAACAATAAGCAAAAGACTAACCCTGGAGTAAAGACCAAACTCAAAACCAAGCAGAAGAGCAAGAGAAAGTAAAATGATAGGTGAATATAAGCAACATTGCATACTTGGCTGCTGAGATTTTGAACTCAGTTCATCAATGTAGCTTCCAGCTTTCCAGAACTGCCTACAAACCGGGGCTGGGCATATGGTGGATGAAGAAGTAACACCAGCATCTTCAGGCGGAGTCCGGACCTGATCAACCACACTAGTGCTACTCTGCGCACCGATTGATCCTCTATTTTCTTCTGAATCTTGAGGTATAGCCTGCCCTTTGGATCCATCACGGTGCTCAGGTTTAACAACCAGAGCATCATGAGTGACCTGTGTACTTGCGTTGTAGCTCATTTTTGCTTCTCACCAAATAACAAAGTAATTTCAGAGATAGATATCACCAAATCGCAGATCATAAATTCTAGAAACCAAATCTGTGAAGATGACGACCTagaaacttaaaattttagggGAATAAGAAACCACAAAGGCTGAGTGAGAGTGAGAGTGCGGGTGAGGGTGAGAGAGATCTTCGCAGGATCTTAGAGTTCACCTGACAATAACTTTCATGCAAATCGACTGTTAACTTTCCATTTGCGTCCGTCCACAATGTGCGAcgagcgaagaagaagaagatagtcAAACAACGATGGAAATCGACGGTTATCTTAGGGATTACACTTCGCCGTCGTTTCGAACTTAGCACCTCTTCTAGAACCAGAAAGTCGAGAGTGAGAATTTGGAGAGGAAagggtttgtttgtttgtgctTTTCGGTGAAGGAGAAAAGTGTTGAAGATGGTGAACAAACCATGTGGGACCagctaattattttatttctgtaACAATTTTTATATGCTACTCGCAGTAAAAAGAAAGGTTAATTAGTAAAAGCAGAGAAGTAATTGATTCATATGAACAGTTGGAGACACGTGTCTTCCACTTTTTTCTTTTCGTGACAACTGACAAGTGACAACACAGTGTACATATATGGAATCACCGCATCAAGTTCATAACGGGCCCATTTGGGCCCATCAATTTCAAACCCATTATAACTTGAAGCTTTTCCGAGCGCGTTTTCTAGCGTTCATAAGCTCCGTCAACGATGGTAGCGGCCGGGGCACAGGTGCATTCATTGATCTGTATAGCTTTCTCAATTCACCACTAAGATCTCTGCAACTCTCCtttgaagacgaagaagaaaatCTTCTACAAGATGCCTCCTCCACTGTTTCTTGTTTGGTATCATACTCAGCTGCTTCCTCAAGATTC
The window above is part of the Brassica napus cultivar Da-Ae chromosome C8, Da-Ae, whole genome shotgun sequence genome. Proteins encoded here:
- the LOC106365289 gene encoding protein LAZY 3-like, whose product is MMYIYIYIAQESSGPALGKDLQSWPQDEETFLAIGTLGNNIISKEEEEEDTDSSKDLTATNTDVSIGKKKSLSFLLKKMFVCTSGFKTPPPLLDLSRDSLPNTRMEKMLRTILNKKIHPQRSNAIAKKYLENHKIIDEARSSVDAKKWVNTDSECEIFSNI
- the LOC106368903 gene encoding uncharacterized protein LOC106368903, with the translated sequence MRWKRHSSEVISLSEKKQTKSIQLNDSKEKRQSTPRDNVSFAVCIGEMAEDFARAVDDGLKLAKRIYFGHDRAVAAPRLAAPMERSSTSQAHLPSAPMVYAVIPDPGIVDNPDLPSYQPHVHGRCDPPALIPLQMNAIELHVDCYLDTALVTVTGSWRVHCVMGSKKCDCRIAIPIGDKGSILGVEVEIPRKSYTTQLITAQDGNELEKTAQPQSGGFLKPNIFTLTVPQVDGGTNLSIKMSWSQKLTYNDGQFFLDIPFNFPEYVTPAVKKISKREKIHLSVNAGTGTEVLCKGCSHPLKEKMRNAGKLRFAYEADVLKWSSTDFSFSYTVSSSSIVGGLFLQSASVQDVDQRDIFSFYLFPGKQQSTKAFKREVVFVVDISKSMSGKPLEDVKNAISTALSKLNPEDSFNIITFSDDTSLFSTSMELVTPDAVERGVEWMNKSFVVADGTNMLPPLEKAVEMLSNTRGSVPMIFSLTDGSVEDERHICNVMKKRLANAGSVWPRIHTFGLGVFCNHYFLQMLANLSRGQHESVYNTDHIEERLDKLFTRALSTVLLNITIEPLQNLDEVEVYPSNIPDLTSSSPLMVYGRYRGKFPESVKANGLLGDLSSFSVDLTVQSAKDMPLDKVFAKNVIDLLTAEAWFSEDNQLKEKITRLSIQTGVPSEYTRMIQLENTEEASKPINTGGKKKTETNGEKQKVVSRTIPLQNFGIGFGDTTATKENVPPGFGEARAPDAAEKFVKAASSCCVSLCNKCCCMCCVQCCTKLNDQCVIVFTQLFTAIACIACFECCSHVCCGGDD
- the LOC106368900 gene encoding protein MICRORCHIDIA 6, whose amino-acid sequence is MSYNASTQVTHDALVVKPEHRDGSKGQAIPQDSEENRGSIGAQSSTSVVDQVRTPPEDAGVTSSSTICPAPVCRQFWKAGSYIDELSSKSQQPTGKNYLHVHPMFLHSNATSHKWAFGAVAELLDNAVDEIQNGATFVIVDKTTNPKDGTTALLVQDDGGGMDPQAMRHCMGFGFSDKKSDSAIGRYGNGFKTSTMRLGADVIVFSRHFKDQTWTQSIGLLSYTYLTRTGHDRIVVPILDYEYKASTSKFVTLQDREHFISNLSILLEWSPFSTEAELLQQFDNVGSHGTKVIIYNLWLNSDAKLELDFDSDAEDILIEGNIKKTGCKVMNDHIATRFSYSLRVYLSILYLRIPETFKILLRGKVVEHHNVADDLKHQQYILYKPQAAGHEEAEVVTTIGFLKEAPKVNLCGFCVYHKNRLIMPFWQVVSYSDSRGRGVVGALEANFVEPTHNKQDFEKTVLLQKLEKRLKEMTVEYWNCHSVLIGYRDLKKRRPKVPQNLQPGGRTNVNMFQNNSAGDSGKQTINRPPGFPGVFHNANLASLPRVSSEPVVLEKRKEHPDLVANAASKRKVGSDGFSVPGHIRVEQFVQGSATRSQDSETTKLMDENKKLRAKCLDHRVRSQNLELKAMNLSSELEKVKSEYERLMEELQALGTVKEERSRNVNT